A genomic stretch from Spongiibacter nanhainus includes:
- the cls gene encoding cardiolipin synthase, which produces MTLTVLLEWLSQNLASIAAIVATLFAVLGVMSALEAIMKSRTAQGAVAWAIVLVGFPPLFVPLYWVFGRRRFRGYAMAKREDAREFHRQANRLGLSLSDFDAQDSDNDPRLVALPQLSSMPFSRGNSARLLIDGDTAFADIFEHIRQAKEYVLLEFYIVRDDQVGRELAELLLAKAAEGLAIYFIYDEIGSFQLPRQYIHRLRQGGIAIHPFNSTKGVGNRLQLNFRNHRKIVVTDGAYAAIGGMNIGDEYRHQHPRLSPWRDTGLAITGPAVKAVQLAFAEDWYWATEQLPALNWTPKPNPNADNHLLILPSGPADYVETCALFFHNMINQAQHRLWIVSPYFVPDPPVIQALQLAAMRGVDVRIMLPDLPDKLIIKLSSYTAIRETLPQGVQFYYYQKGFLHQKVLLVDDDISSVGTANLDNRSLRLNFEISAVSHDKDFARQVEAMLVEDFRQCTQLLPKTVAKWSLLRRILSRCAYLFAPVQ; this is translated from the coding sequence ATGACATTGACAGTATTGCTTGAATGGCTCTCCCAAAACCTGGCCAGTATCGCCGCCATTGTCGCGACACTGTTCGCCGTTCTTGGTGTGATGTCCGCTCTGGAAGCCATCATGAAAAGCCGTACCGCCCAGGGTGCGGTAGCCTGGGCCATCGTGCTGGTGGGCTTTCCGCCCTTATTCGTGCCGCTGTACTGGGTGTTTGGCCGGCGACGCTTTCGCGGCTACGCCATGGCCAAGCGAGAAGACGCCCGGGAGTTTCACCGCCAGGCCAATCGACTGGGGCTAAGCCTGTCCGATTTCGATGCCCAAGACAGCGACAACGACCCGCGCCTGGTCGCCTTGCCCCAACTTAGCAGCATGCCCTTTAGCCGAGGCAACAGTGCCAGGTTGCTTATCGATGGCGATACCGCCTTTGCCGACATTTTTGAGCACATACGCCAAGCCAAAGAATATGTCTTGCTGGAGTTCTACATCGTCCGCGACGACCAGGTCGGCCGCGAGCTGGCGGAGCTGCTGTTGGCTAAAGCAGCAGAGGGATTGGCGATCTACTTTATCTACGACGAGATCGGCAGTTTTCAACTGCCCCGTCAGTATATTCATCGCCTGCGGCAGGGAGGAATCGCAATCCACCCCTTTAACAGCACCAAGGGCGTGGGCAACCGACTGCAGCTCAACTTCCGCAACCATCGCAAAATTGTCGTCACCGACGGCGCCTACGCCGCCATCGGCGGCATGAACATCGGCGACGAGTACCGCCACCAGCACCCGCGTCTGTCCCCTTGGCGGGATACCGGTTTGGCGATCACGGGCCCCGCCGTGAAGGCCGTACAACTGGCCTTTGCCGAGGACTGGTACTGGGCCACCGAGCAGCTGCCGGCATTGAACTGGACGCCCAAACCCAATCCCAACGCCGACAATCACCTGCTAATTTTACCCTCGGGCCCCGCCGACTATGTAGAGACCTGCGCGCTGTTTTTCCACAATATGATCAACCAGGCGCAGCATCGCCTGTGGATAGTCAGCCCCTATTTCGTGCCCGATCCACCGGTGATTCAGGCCCTGCAGCTGGCCGCCATGCGGGGCGTCGATGTGCGCATTATGCTGCCGGATTTGCCAGACAAGCTGATTATCAAGCTGTCTTCCTACACCGCCATCCGCGAGACCCTGCCCCAGGGTGTGCAGTTTTACTACTACCAGAAAGGCTTCCTCCACCAAAAAGTGCTGCTGGTGGACGACGATATCTCCTCGGTAGGCACCGCCAATTTGGACAACCGCTCACTGCGTTTAAATTTTGAAATTTCGGCGGTAAGTCACGATAAGGACTTTGCCCGCCAGGTGGAGGCTATGCTGGTGGAGGATTTTCGTCAGTGCACCCAGTTATTGCCCAAGACCGTCGCCAAGTGGTCGCTGCTGCGCCGCATACTCAGCCGTTGCGCCTATCTATTTGCGCCAGTGCAATAA
- a CDS encoding MaoC family dehydratase, with product MTRVFSTPSALLDAVGEQLGASDWLNIDQPRINLFADATGDHQWIHVDPERAKDGPFGACIAHGYLTLSLVNVFLPQIIDVQGISMGVNVGCEKVRFPQPVTVGSRVRGVGELLSAEEAKGGIQSVVRVTVEIEGSDRPACVVDTISRYFPQ from the coding sequence ATGACTCGGGTATTTTCTACTCCTTCGGCGCTGCTCGACGCGGTGGGTGAGCAGCTGGGTGCCAGCGACTGGCTGAACATTGATCAGCCGCGCATCAACTTATTTGCCGATGCCACCGGCGACCACCAGTGGATTCACGTCGATCCAGAGCGAGCCAAGGACGGTCCCTTTGGCGCCTGTATTGCCCACGGCTATCTGACCTTGTCCCTGGTCAATGTGTTCTTGCCGCAGATTATCGACGTGCAGGGCATATCGATGGGGGTCAATGTCGGGTGTGAAAAAGTCCGCTTTCCCCAGCCGGTAACCGTCGGATCGCGGGTTCGGGGTGTGGGCGAGCTGCTCAGCGCCGAAGAGGCGAAAGGGGGGATTCAGTCGGTGGTGCGTGTCACTGTGGAAATCGAAGGCAGCGACCGGCCGGCTTGTGTTGTCGATACGATTTCCCGTTATTTTCCCCAGTAG